A genomic segment from Vigna unguiculata cultivar IT97K-499-35 unplaced genomic scaffold, ASM411807v1 contig_479, whole genome shotgun sequence encodes:
- the LOC114172042 gene encoding protein NTM1-like 9: MDVIGFGFRPTEEELVDYYLRHRLLGNDPQGHVILDIDLCQVEPWDVPMYFEESDAQFDFPEWFFFSPVDFKYPNSKRINRTTKCGFWKPTGKDREIRSSDSNTLIATKKTLVYYKGRVSRGQKSNWVIHEYHAVTFHQSQRTFVLCRLMKKPGGTTEGGGDEGESSRIMVFDYQNHSIGTTFQQDQTSFPNPSFYDAYFRNESNIEHNSYENTRNRNS; encoded by the exons ATGGATGTTATAGGATTCGGTTTTCGTCCCACGGAAGAAGAACTTGTGGACTATTACCTCAGACATAGGTTGCTCGGTAATGATCCACAAGGCCATGTCATCCTCGACATTGACCTTTGTCAAGTGGAACCTTGGGACGTGCCAA TGTATTTCGAGGAATCAGATGCACAATTCGATTTCCCAGAATGGTTTTTCTTTAGTCCTGTTGATTTCAAGTATCCAAACAGTAAAAGGATTAACCGGACAACCAAGTGTGGCTTCTGGAAACCCACCGGAAAAGATCGTGAGATTAGAAGCTCCGACTCCAACACTCTCATTGCCACAAAGAAGACTCTTGTTTACTACAAAGGTCGCGTTTCACGTGGTCAGAAATCCAACTGGGTTATTCACGAATACCATGCTGTCACCTTTCACCAAAGCCAG AGGACTTTTGTTTTGTGTCGTCTGATGAAGAAACCTGGGGGAACAACTGAAGGTGGGGGTGATGAAGGGGAGAGCAGTAGAATCATGGTTTTTGACTATCAGAATCACTCCATAGGAACCACCTTTCAGCAAGACCAGACGTCTTTTCCAAACCCCTCATTTTACGATGCCTATTTTAGAAATGAATCTAACATTGAGCACAATTCATATGAAAATACCAGGAACAGGAATTCGTGA
- the LOC114172047 gene encoding NAC domain containing protein 52-like, which yields MFHSNYKHRVQCSPKSMGKIVGVGFRPIEQELVDFYLKHKLLGDDSRVDVIPVINLCHVEPSDVPGILAKSRIRFGDPDWFFFSPVDFKYSNSKRVNRKTEKGFWKATGKDRDIRSWNTNTLIATKKNLVYYKGSVSCGVKSDWVIHEYHAVTFHESENAFVLCRLIKKPEKKTEGGTAALICDEGESSRSVVSDYENQAIAEGVPSGGTLTGMETICHVTYQAEKCISPTEPSLIEIEQDDDAYFRNENNNGRSPSEIMQIPYETMHTPCETMHTPYEIMQISCETMQTLYETLQIPCETMQSSCESMQTPCETMQTSFESMQTPCETMQTSFESMQTPCETMQTSFESMQTPCETMQTPFESLQTPCEPVQTLCESMQISCESMQNPCEPMQISCETMQISHETNQIPFEILQFLFETPFQTMQTPLETKQILPKLPNSLLADEYLVTQSKSLKRAYCESSYRDAEVVPERDASFEDISSLYTEYLNSEEYHVLKRFKTSYDVGHGDTHLLFSGQEASEEKQESIFQDDFWGLETSSCDSTTNKLVEINYSEISSFLCT from the exons aTGTTTCATTCAAACTACAAACACAGAGTTCAGTGTTCACCAAAATCAATGGGTAAAATTGTTGGTGTCGGTTTCCGTCCTATAGAACAAGAACTCGTCGATTTCTACCTCAAACACAAGTTGCTGGGTGATGATTCCCGTGTCGACGTTATCCCTGTCATTAACCTCTGCCATGTGGAACCTTCGGATGTACCAG GGATACTTGCAAAATCACGGATTCGATTTGGTGACCCAGACTGGTTTTTCTTCAGTCCGGTTGATTTCAAGTATTCAAACAGTAAAAGGGTTAACAGGAAAACCGAGAAAGGGTTCTGGAAAGCCACTGGAAAAGACCGTGATATTAGGAGCTGGAACACCAACACTCTCATTGCCACAAAGAAGAATCTTGTTTACTACAAAGGAAGTGTTTCCTGTGGTGTCAAGTCCGACTGGGTTATTCACGAATATCACGCTGTTACCTTTCATGAAAGCGag AATGCTTTTGTGTTATGCCGCTTGATAAAGAAACCTGAGAAAAAAACTGAAGGAGGAACTGCTGCACTGATATGTGATGAAGGGGAATCCAGTAGAAGCGTGGTTTCTGACTATGAAAATCAGGCGATAGCAGAAGGAGTTCCATCC ggAGGTACTCTAACCGGAATGGAAACAATCTGTCACGTAACATATCAGGCAGAAAAATGCATCTCCCCTACAGAACCGTCACTAATTGAAATTGAGCAGGATGACGATGCctattttagaaatgaaaacaACAATGGGCGGAGTCCTTCTGAAATTATGCAGATTCCTTACGAAACTATGCACACTCCTTGTGAAACTATGCACACTCCTTATGAAATTATGCAGATTTCTTGTGAAACTATGCAGACTCTTTATGAAACTTTGCAGATTCCTTGTGAAACTATGCAAAGTTCTTGTGAAAGTATGCAGACTCCTTGTGAAACTATGCAGACTTCTTTTGAAAGTATGCAGACTCCTTGTGAAACTATGCAGACTTCTTTTGAAAGTATGCAGACTCCTTGTGAAACTATGCAGACTTCTTTTGAAAGTATGCAGACTCCTTGTGAAACTATGCAGACTCCTTTTGAAAGTCTGCAGACTCCTTGTGAACCTGTACAGACTCTTTGTGAAAGTATGCAGATTTCTTGTGAAAGTATGCAGAATCCTTGTGAACCTATGCAGATTTCTTGTGAAACTATGCAGATTTCTCATGAAACCAACCAAATTCCTTTTGAAATTTTGCAGTTTCTTTTTGAAACTCCTTTTCAAACTATGCAAACTCCATTAGAAACTAAACAAATTCTACCTAAACTCCCGAATTCATTATTAGCCGATGAATATTTAGTCACTCAATCAAAGTCATTGAAAAGGGCATATTGCGAAAGCTCTTATAGAGATGCAGAAGTCGTCCCTGAACGG GACGCTAGTTTTGAGGATATTTCAAGTTTGTATACTGAGTATCTTAACTCAGAGGAATATCATGtattaaaaaggtttaaaaCATCATATGATGTTGGACATGGTGACACACATCTTCTATTTTCCGGCCAAGAAGCAAGTGAAGAGAAACAAGAAAGTATATTTCAAGATGATTTTTGGGGATTGGAGACATCCTCATGTGACTCTACAACAAATAAACTTGTGGAGATCAATTACAGTGAAATATCTAGCTTTCTTTGCACTTAA